Below is a window of Carassius auratus strain Wakin chromosome 50, ASM336829v1, whole genome shotgun sequence DNA.
ttacaatGTAACATCATTTAGGTTTGTATTGTTATTAAACGTGAAATGCGACATTACATTGTTGTTTCATTGCTAAATGCTAGGCAGTGCTAGCTATAATGGTTACAACTTAAACATAGAGCGTTAAATAATTGCCAATTTCAGACCATCTCCTTTCCTTAGATGGAGTATGTAGTCAAATATAGAGTTAAAGTTGTTTATGTGTATTATCTTAGTAACCTGCAAGCTAATTGTTTCATATTGCATCTTGGGTATTATTTGTCACTACTAGGAAGGACACAGATAATGTAACTTGATGTTTGATTGATATCTTTTTTTGACAGATGTAAAACTATGTGGTGACACAATGTCCGCTTCACCTTGGAGATACTCCACCAGCAATGGTGTGGACCAAAATATCTTGTCAGCCACCAACGAAGAAACAAACACCACTTCTCATCAAGCTAAAAGACGAAGGAAAAAGAATAAACTGAAAAAATCCACAATTGAATTCCACGAAGTGTCATGTGAACAAAAAAGGGGAAGGAAAAGAAAGTCAGTTGAGCTTCTAGTAAACAAGACTGAGTGTGTTAAACATAGAGATGTTTTGGATTCTATGTCTGAACAGTCAAATCATGTGCAATTTAAAAGGCCCAGAATAACCTCTCATACACTGACTGGTGAAGCTGAGTCTGCAGTATCACTCAGTGACAGCTGGGAGGTGGATAGTGGCTTTTCGTCTGAATCCAGCCCTCCCACTAGTGGCAGGAGTTCACCATGCGTGGGAATCGACCACTCTAGGCTTGTAGCTATGGACTGTGAAATGGTCGGGACAGGACCTGGTGGGAAGTGTAATGAAGTGGCACGCTGTAGTATAGTAAATTATTATGGTAGTGTGGtgtatgataaatatattttacctCGGCATCCGGTCACAGACTACCGCACAAGATGGAGTGGCATTAGGAAACATCATTTACAACAGGCAGTGGCTTTTGAGGATGCTCAGAATGAGGTGAGGCGGCACTATATATAGCTGCACTGTATATACAAGTTCTGTTCGTGTGGATTTATTTggtctgctttaatttgatattgCATAGTAGTTTTGAACAATAAGGCTTTTTTCCCTGCTTGTATAAAGCCAGTAGTACAAATGTTTACATGCCAtgccaatattttttttgtatataaaaaaagctgAAGCTGTATTTGAAACTGAAGgtttattaatattgatttaaataaatgaaataagtaaGAAATAATagtaagttttaaaatatattaaacttgtACTAAGTATGGtacaatattttactttaaaaaaaaaatttcatttctacttttaaataacaaatgatagctgtttataaaaataaattctgtaatCTATAATATACTCAATGTTTGATTTAGATcaattaaatttgtatttctattttaaattgttaaatgttatactgtataatgttgttACCTTTTGTGAACAATTTATACCTTAAGTCACTGTTAAAACCTTaaacactgtataaaaaaaatatttaaaaaaatggattttggatagaaattatattgtttttattttaaagttgtgtgtgtgagagagtgtgtgtgtatgtatgtatgtgtctgtgtggaaATACttaaatttttgaaaatgttgatatcACCATTGTTGAGCTCTGCTTATAAATTGCTACTGTATTTCATAGAATATTGCTGAAATAACagtgctttttgtctttttttttttttttagattgttgaCATCCTCACAGGGAAAATAATTGTTGGCCATGCCTTATTTAATGACTTCTTGGTTCTTGACATCTCCATCCCACCACATTTGATTAGAGATACCTGTTCCTGCAGGGTGCTGCGAGAGTTGTATGATGACACCATTGGATCCAACGTCTCTTTGAAGAAACTTTCTTGGAAACTTCTCAATAGGACCATACAGGTAAGACACCAGAAAAGGTTGTTTCATGAGATAAAGTAGGAACATCCAGTTTAGTCTATATACCTTTTCTTTTTACCTGCTCCTTGACATTTACATACTGGATATTTCTTTTAGTCTGGTAGAATGGGTCATTGCTCTGTAGAGGATGCTCGTGCTGCCATGGACCTGTACAAGCTGGTAGAGGACCAGTGGGAAAAGGATTCATCCTGTCCCGACCATACTTCAAACTCCAGCAACTCCCTCGAGCACTACATGCAGGACCAGTACTGGCCAGAAAATATAATGGACTGCAGCCCATAAGACCAAGAGTTCTGATAATGATGCCAGCCTCAGTGCTGGGAACCATcttgtttaatgttatttaaacttCAAACTTGTTTAAACATGTTAACAGTCAGGAAGACAGTACATGGAAATTTTG
It encodes the following:
- the LOC113066768 gene encoding apoptosis-enhancing nuclease-like, translating into MSASPWRYSTSNGVDQNILSATNEETNTTSHQAKRRRKKNKLKKSTIEFHEVSCEQKRGRKRKSVELLVNKTECVKHRDVLDSMSEQSNHVQFKRPRITSHTLTGEAESAVSLSDSWEVDSGFSSESSPPTSGRSSPCVGIDHSRLVAMDCEMVGTGPGGKCNEVARCSIVNYYGSVVYDKYILPRHPVTDYRTRWSGIRKHHLQQAVAFEDAQNEIVDILTGKIIVGHALFNDFLVLDISIPPHLIRDTCSCRVLRELYDDTIGSNVSLKKLSWKLLNRTIQSGRMGHCSVEDARAAMDLYKLVEDQWEKDSSCPDHTSNSSNSLEHYMQDQYWPENIMDCSP